From Piscinibacter gummiphilus:
AGCTTGGCACGCAGCCGGCGCACCGCCACGTCGATGACGTTGGTCTCGCTGTCGAAGTGCATGTCCCAGACCTGCTCGGCGAGCACCGTGCGCGACAGCACTTCACCCGTGCGGCGCAGCAGCAGCGTGAGCAGGCCGAACTCCTTGGGCGTGAGATCGAGCCGCTTGTCGCCTCGGGTGGCCTTGCGACGGGCGAGGTCAACCTCCAGGTCGGCCAGTCGCAGCTGCATGAGCGGCTGGGGATTCTTGCTGCCGCGGCGTAGCAGCGCTTCCACGCGTGCCAGCAGTTCGCTGAACGCAAAGGGTTTGACGAGGTAGTCGTCGGCGCCGCCCTTGAGGCCGCTGACCCGGTCCTCCACCTTGTCGCGGGCGGTGAGCATCAGCACCGGCGTGTCCTTGCGCTCGCGCAGCCCGCGCAGCACGCCGAAACCGTCGATGCCCGGCAGCATGACGTCTAGCAGCACCAGGTCGTATTCGCCTTCTGTGGCCAGGTGCCGCCCGTCGATGCCATCGTGCGCCACGTCGACCACGTAGCCGTTTTCGGTCAAGCCCTTCTTGAGGTAGGCGGCCAGCCGCACCTCGTCTTCCACCACCAGGATCCTCATGGCGCGAGTGTGGCCCAAGGCCGCCCGGCTTTGCATTACGAAACCGTAATGTGGGGGTTCGGCTGGCGTCCGCAGCCGATCCCTAGAGTGGCGTTCATGGGTGCTTCGGATCGGCCGGAGCCCCGAGTTCAACCACTGGAGTTTGAGGATGAACGTCAAAGCACTGATCCTGTCTGCGGCCCTCGCGTCGCTTGCCCCCTGGGCCGCCATCGCCGCCACGGACGCCCCGGCTGCAGGCGCCACCGCCAGCGTCGGCTACACCACCGGCGAGGTGAAGAAGGTCGACGCCGAGCAGGGCAAGATCACGCTCAAGCACGGCCCGATCGACAACCTGGGGATGCCCGGCATGACGATGGTCTTCCGCGCCGATGCGGCCGTTCTGGCCAAGGTCAAGCCCGGCGACAACGTGCGCTTCAAGGCCGACAAGGTCGATGGCGCGATCAAGGTGACCGAGCTGGTGAGCCAGTAAGGGACCTGGGCCCGGGGATGCCATCCGCGCTCCCCTGACCCGGCATCGGATATTCAACTTCCACCGATCGATCGCCTAGACTTCCGCCCATGTGGCTCATTGTCCGAACCGCGCTGATCTGGCTGCTGGCCGTCGCTTTGCCCGTGCAAGGCGCGGCCGCGGCCACCATGCTGTCGTGCGGACCCGGCCACCACGGCGCAGCCGCGGGTGCCCACGCACATGCCGACGGTCCTGCCGGGGTGTCAAGCCACCACACGCACAACGGCGACGAGGCCGGTGACCACGCCTCTGGCCATGCCCATCCCCACGGGTCGACTGCCGGCCATCACGGCGGCGACGCGGCCACTTCGCAGGACCTGTCGGCCGACCCGTCTCCGGACGGCAGCCCGGTTCACAAGACCGCTGGCAAGTGCAGCGCTTGCGCTTCCTGCTGCACGGTCGCCGTGCTTCCGACCTCGGTATGGCCGATGGGATCCTCCCAAGCGGTCGACCGTGTGGTGCCCCAACTCGTGGCCCAGACTGCCGTCTTCATGACGGGCGGTCCCGAACGGCCGCCTCGAACCTTCCTCGCCTGACCGCCGTCGCCGCGTGTGACGGACGCTGACGCGTCCGCCGCGTCGGCCTGTACGACCACGCCAGGGCCTGACCGGGCCGATGCCTGATGCCCTGGCCGCGAGGAATCCATGTCATTGCACAAAAACGTCTGCCTGCTGGCAGCACTGCTGGCCGCGTCCTGGGGCGCCAATGCCCAGCCGGCACGGGCGGCTGCGCCAGGCGCTTCATCGGCCAGTACACCGGCGCCATCCACAGCTGCCGCCAGCCTCCCGGTAAACAGCGGGGGCACAGGGGCCGCCTCTGACAGCCTGCGATATCGCTCGGCGTTCGAAGGCTACCGGCGCTACGCCGACGAGCCGGTCACGCCCTGGAAGGCTGCCAACGATCAGGTCGGCCGCATCGGCGGCTGGAAAACCTATGCCAAGGAAGCCGCCGGCGACACCCCGGGCGGGGCCCACGGCGAGCATGGCGCATCGCCCGCACCGGGCGCCGCGCCAGCTGAGGCCACGCGGCCGGCTGCATCGGGTCCCACGCCGCCGCGCGCCGGGACGGCCACGACCGACAAGCCGTTCGGCCAGAGCGATACCGCGACGCCGCCCAAGGCCGCCCCGCGTCCCACGCAGGCCGGCTCACAGCCGGCTGCACCGGCGTCCAGCGCGACCCCTCCGGCCAAACCGGCCGACCACACCAAACACCACTGAGGAGCCCCGCATGAGATTCAGGGCCGTACCAAGCCCCCGGCGCACCACGGTCGCCATCGCGGCCGTTGCCGCGGCACTGCTGCTGGGCGGATGCGCCAGCACGGCGATCGACAAGAACTTCCAGGACGTGCAGAGCCTGACCCAGAGCCGGCTCGGCGCCGAGGTCAAGTGGCTCAACAGCGACGCCGCACGGCGGCAAGCGCAGTCCGATGTGGACGCCTTGCTGGCCAAGCCGCTGTCCGCCGACGATGCCGTGCGCGTAGCGCTCGCCTACAGCCCGGCGCTGCAGAGTGCGCTCTTCGAGAGCGCCGCGGCCTCGGCCGGTGCCACCCAGTCGGCCCGCCTGCCCAACCCGATCTTCACTTTCGAGCGGCTGGTGCGGCGCTCGGGTGGTGATGTCGATGTGGACATCGGGCGCATGCTGGGCATCTCGGTGTTCGACCTGCTGCTCCTGCCGCAGCGCCTGCGCCTGGCCGACTTCCAGCAGCAGCAACTGCAGATGCGGCTGGCGAGCGACGTCGTGCAGGCGGCCACCGATGCGCGCCAGAACTGGGTGCGCGCGGTGGCGGCTCAGCAGTCGGTGCAGTACTTCGAGCAGGTCAAGCGCACCGCCGACGTGAGTGCCGAGCTGGCCCGCAGGATGCAGGCGGTGGGCAACTTCAACCGGCTGCAACGGGCTCGCGAGCAGGCCTTCGCGGCCGATGCAGTGGCCGAACTGGCACGGGCGCGTCAGGCGGCATTGAGCGCGCGCGAAGCGCTGGTGCGCTCGCTCGGCCTCACGGCCGCGCAAGCGCAGCAGCTCAAGTTGCCGGACCGGCTGCCGGACCTGCCCAAGACGGTGCGCTCCGAAGAATCGGTCGCGCAGCAGGCGATCGACCAGCGGCTGGACGTGCGCCTGGCGCGTGCCGACCTCGAGTTCACCGCGAGAGAGCAGGGGCTGTCGAGGATCACGAGCGTGGTCAACGGCTTCCACGTCGCGGCAGTGCGCAACAGCGAGACCGGCTCCCCCCCGCAGAAGGGCTACGAGCTCGAGCTCCCACTGCCGATCTTCGATTTCGGGGACGCGGGACGCGCCCGTGCCCAGGCCACCTACATGGCCGCGCTCAACCGCACCGCGCAGATCGGCGTGGAGGCCACGTCGCAGGTACGCGAGACCTATGGCGGCTACCGCACCTCGTACGACATTGCCCGCCACTACCTTGACGAGGTCGTCCCCCTGCGCAAGACGATCGCCGAAGAGAACCAGCTTCGCTACAACGGGATGCTGATCGGCGTCTTCGAGTTGCTCGCCGATGCGCGCGAGCAGATCGGCAGCGTCGTGCAGGCCATCGACGCCCAACGCGACTTCTGGCTAGCGGACGCGGCCCTGCAGGCCTCGCTGATCGGCAAGCCCTCTGGCGGCGTGTCCATGGAGGCACGCCCGGCGGGCGGCTCCGGCGGCGCGGCAGCCCACTGAACTTCTACGGAGACCCCATTCCATGACTACAAGTCGACGCGGCTTTTTGACCGGCACCGCAGCAGCGGGTGCCGCCGTCGCGGCCTCCACGGTAAGCAAGGTGGCCATGGCGGCCTTGCCTGAGCCGGTCATCCAGACCAACCCCCTGACCGCCCCGCCGCTGGTGCCCAACACCGGCCGTCCCTACAACCCGATGGTGACGCTGAACGGCTGGAGCCTGCCCTGGCGCATGAACAACGGCGTAAAGGAGTTCCACCTGGTGGCCGAGCCGGTCGTGCGCGAGTTCGCGCCCGGCATG
This genomic window contains:
- a CDS encoding heavy metal response regulator transcription factor encodes the protein MRILVVEDEVRLAAYLKKGLTENGYVVDVAHDGIDGRHLATEGEYDLVLLDVMLPGIDGFGVLRGLRERKDTPVLMLTARDKVEDRVSGLKGGADDYLVKPFAFSELLARVEALLRRGSKNPQPLMQLRLADLEVDLARRKATRGDKRLDLTPKEFGLLTLLLRRTGEVLSRTVLAEQVWDMHFDSETNVIDVAVRRLRAKLDDGFDKPLLHTVRGVGYVLEMRE
- a CDS encoding copper-binding protein, with amino-acid sequence MNVKALILSAALASLAPWAAIAATDAPAAGATASVGYTTGEVKKVDAEQGKITLKHGPIDNLGMPGMTMVFRADAAVLAKVKPGDNVRFKADKVDGAIKVTELVSQ
- a CDS encoding TolC family protein codes for the protein MRFRAVPSPRRTTVAIAAVAAALLLGGCASTAIDKNFQDVQSLTQSRLGAEVKWLNSDAARRQAQSDVDALLAKPLSADDAVRVALAYSPALQSALFESAAASAGATQSARLPNPIFTFERLVRRSGGDVDVDIGRMLGISVFDLLLLPQRLRLADFQQQQLQMRLASDVVQAATDARQNWVRAVAAQQSVQYFEQVKRTADVSAELARRMQAVGNFNRLQRAREQAFAADAVAELARARQAALSAREALVRSLGLTAAQAQQLKLPDRLPDLPKTVRSEESVAQQAIDQRLDVRLARADLEFTAREQGLSRITSVVNGFHVAAVRNSETGSPPQKGYELELPLPIFDFGDAGRARAQATYMAALNRTAQIGVEATSQVRETYGGYRTSYDIARHYLDEVVPLRKTIAEENQLRYNGMLIGVFELLADAREQIGSVVQAIDAQRDFWLADAALQASLIGKPSGGVSMEARPAGGSGGAAAH